The following coding sequences lie in one Vicinamibacteria bacterium genomic window:
- a CDS encoding GNAT family N-acetyltransferase, with amino-acid sequence MISFRESRIEDHEEIARCVSAVARERKYLAAVDGFTSEETRKFLESLGQSAGVQIVALDGRRIVGWCDVLPLPFEGMRHVGRLGMGVLSTHRRQGIGRRLLEETLSRARERGIWRIELDVFASNERAKRLYESTGFVVEGRKRLARALDGVEEDIFLMALLSR; translated from the coding sequence ATGATCTCGTTCCGCGAGAGTCGAATCGAGGATCACGAAGAAATTGCTCGATGCGTCTCGGCGGTGGCTCGAGAACGAAAATATCTCGCCGCCGTCGACGGGTTCACCAGCGAAGAGACCCGCAAGTTCCTAGAATCGCTCGGCCAATCGGCGGGGGTTCAGATCGTGGCGTTGGACGGACGGCGCATCGTCGGTTGGTGCGACGTGTTGCCCTTGCCCTTCGAGGGCATGCGCCACGTCGGACGGTTGGGAATGGGGGTCCTATCGACTCACCGCCGCCAGGGCATCGGGCGGAGGCTTCTCGAGGAGACGTTGTCACGGGCACGCGAGCGTGGCATCTGGCGGATCGAGCTCGACGTCTTCGCGTCCAACGAGAGAGCCAAACGCCTCTACGAGAGCACGGGATTCGTCGTCGAGGGCCGCAAGCGTCTGGCAAGAGCTCTCGATGGGGTCGAAGAGGATATCTTTCTCATGGCGCTCTTGAGCCGGTGA